One region of Zingiber officinale cultivar Zhangliang chromosome 7B, Zo_v1.1, whole genome shotgun sequence genomic DNA includes:
- the LOC122003729 gene encoding uncharacterized protein LOC122003729: MAAETAIGYGGDGDAAEVGMEREAAIQALNTIIQLHFEKILEKKRDVDAQKKELWRLFQLFFLFLAVVLTAQMGSSTERLQCRHCWAPIVLLSLGHLVFYVAVAQILRCINGFKYQRRCHKLTLALATDRLKLVKLRFAAASASAGGNPPRLLPEDFEIHYQEPPESYLGKFKRSWAMHFGFLMCTFGFMVSASVVLLCF, translated from the coding sequence ATGGCGGCAGAAACGGCGATTGGGTACGGCGGGGATGGCGACGCGGCGGAGGTCGGGATGGAGCGGGAAGCTGCGATTCAGGCGCTGAACACCATCATCCAGCTCCACTTCGAGAAAATCCTGGAGAAGAAGCGCGACGTGGACGCGCAGAAGAAGGAGCTGTGGCGCCTCTTccagctcttcttcctcttccttgctGTGGTCCTAACTGCGCAGATGGGGTCTTCGACCGAACGGCTCCAATGCCGCCACTGCTGGGCCCCCATCGTCCTCCTCTCCCTCGGCCACCTCGTCTTCTACGTCGCCGTCGCACAGATCCTCCGCTGCATCAACGGGTTCAAGTACCAGCGGCGGTGCCACAAGCTGACCCTCGCCCTCGCCACCGACCGCCTCAAGCTCGTCAAGCTACGATTCGCCGCCGCCTCTGCATCCGCCGGAGGCAATCCCCCTCGGCTTCTGCCGGAGGACTTCGAGATCCATTACCAGGAGCCGCCGGAGAGCTACCTTGGCAAGTTCAAGCGGAGTTGGGCGATGCACTTCGGATTCCTCATGTGCACATTTGGATTCATGGTCTCGGCCTCCGTTGTGCTGCTCTGCTTCTAG